A window from Elusimicrobia bacterium HGW-Elusimicrobia-1 encodes these proteins:
- a CDS encoding DNA methylase: MTKIYYKPELKELARQLRNRATQSEIKLWKYLKGKQLDGYDFHRQKPIGDYIADFFCPKLKLALELDGYTHGFENVFDKDAVKTRRLNEMGITVLRFNDEDVVKNIDGVLGCIREYIEKHTPGPSL, translated from the coding sequence ATGACCAAAATCTATTACAAACCAGAATTAAAAGAACTTGCCCGTCAACTCCGGAACCGTGCCACACAAAGCGAAATAAAACTCTGGAAATATCTGAAAGGCAAACAGTTGGACGGATATGATTTTCACAGGCAAAAGCCGATTGGGGATTATATAGCCGATTTTTTCTGCCCCAAACTTAAATTGGCTCTTGAATTGGACGGTTATACGCACGGCTTTGAAAATGTTTTTGATAAAGACGCCGTCAAGACGCGCAGATTAAATGAGATGGGGATAACGGTTTTGAGGTTTAATGACGAAGATGTTGTGAAAAATATAGATGGTGTGTTGGGGTGTATTCGGGAATATATAGAAAAACACACCCCCGGCCCCTCTTTATAG